The Sphingomonas telluris genome includes a window with the following:
- a CDS encoding enoyl-CoA hydratase family protein, with amino-acid sequence MTFDAANFRPEHFLWEFKEGVAIVTLNRPERKNPLTFESYAELRDTFRALSDAKDVKVVVIRGEGGNFCSGGDVHEIIGPLTKMDDAGLLQFTTMTGDLVKAIRACPQPIIAAVEGVCAGAGAILAMASDIRFASPGAKAAFLFTRVGLSGADMGACAILPRIIGHGRAAELLFTGRSMSADEGLAWGFWNRVIEDVMAEANALALELARGPTFAHAMTKRQLDAEWHVSIDEAISIEAEAQAICMKTKDFHRAYEAFANKRKPEFHGD; translated from the coding sequence GTGACCTTCGACGCGGCGAACTTCCGGCCCGAGCACTTCCTGTGGGAGTTCAAGGAGGGCGTCGCGATCGTCACGCTGAACCGGCCGGAGCGGAAGAACCCGCTCACGTTCGAAAGCTATGCCGAGCTACGCGACACCTTCCGTGCGCTGAGCGATGCCAAGGACGTAAAGGTCGTCGTGATCCGCGGCGAGGGCGGCAATTTCTGCTCCGGCGGCGACGTCCACGAGATCATCGGCCCGCTGACGAAGATGGACGATGCCGGGCTGCTGCAATTCACGACCATGACCGGCGACCTGGTCAAGGCGATCCGCGCCTGCCCGCAACCGATCATCGCGGCCGTCGAGGGCGTCTGCGCAGGGGCGGGAGCGATCCTCGCCATGGCCAGCGACATCCGCTTCGCCTCGCCCGGCGCGAAAGCGGCCTTCCTGTTCACGCGCGTCGGTTTGTCGGGCGCGGACATGGGCGCTTGCGCGATCCTGCCGCGAATCATTGGTCACGGCCGCGCGGCGGAACTGCTCTTCACAGGCCGCAGCATGAGCGCTGACGAGGGCCTCGCCTGGGGCTTTTGGAACCGCGTGATCGAAGACGTGATGGCCGAGGCGAACGCCCTCGCGCTGGAACTCGCGCGCGGGCCCACCTTCGCGCATGCGATGACCAAGCGGCAGCTCGACGCCGAGTGGCATGTGTCGATCGATGAAGCGATCTCGATTGAGGCGGAGGCGCAGGCCATCTGCATGAAGACGAAGGACTTCCACCGCGCCTACGAAGCCTTCGCGAACAAGCGAAAGCCGGAGTTCCATGGTGACTGA
- a CDS encoding S-(hydroxymethyl)glutathione dehydrogenase/class III alcohol dehydrogenase, translating into MKTRAAVAFEAKKPLEIVEVDLEGPKHGEVLVEIMATGICHTDAYTLDGFDSEGIFPSILGHEGAGVVREVGAGVTSVKVGDHVIPLYTPECRQCKSCLSGKTNLCTAIRATQGKGLMPDGTSRFSYKGQQIFHYMGCSTFSNFTVLPEIAVAKIREDAPFKTSCYIGCGVTTGVGAVVKTAKVEPGANVVVFGLGGIGLNVIQGAKLVGANKIVGIDINPDREEWGRKFGMTDFLNTRGMSREDIVAKVVEITDGGADYTFDATGNTEVMRTALECCHRGWGTSIIIGVAEAGKEISTRPFQLVTGRNWRGTAFGGAKGRTDVPKIVDWYMDGKIAIDPMITHVLTLEEINKGFDLMHAGESIRSVVVY; encoded by the coding sequence ATGAAGACCCGCGCCGCCGTCGCATTCGAAGCGAAGAAGCCGCTCGAGATCGTGGAGGTGGATCTCGAAGGCCCCAAGCACGGCGAAGTCCTGGTCGAGATCATGGCAACCGGCATCTGCCACACGGACGCCTACACCCTCGACGGGTTCGACAGCGAGGGCATCTTCCCCTCCATTCTCGGCCATGAAGGCGCGGGCGTCGTCCGCGAAGTCGGCGCGGGGGTGACCAGCGTTAAGGTCGGCGACCACGTGATCCCGCTGTACACGCCGGAATGCCGCCAGTGTAAGTCGTGCCTCAGCGGCAAGACCAACCTCTGCACCGCCATCCGCGCGACCCAGGGCAAGGGGCTGATGCCCGACGGCACCAGCCGCTTCAGCTACAAGGGCCAGCAGATCTTCCACTACATGGGCTGCTCGACGTTCTCGAACTTCACCGTCCTGCCCGAGATCGCGGTCGCGAAGATCCGCGAGGACGCGCCGTTTAAGACGAGCTGCTACATCGGCTGCGGCGTCACGACTGGCGTCGGAGCGGTGGTGAAGACCGCCAAGGTCGAGCCGGGCGCGAACGTGGTGGTCTTCGGCCTCGGCGGCATCGGCCTCAACGTCATCCAGGGCGCGAAGCTGGTCGGCGCGAACAAGATCGTCGGCATCGACATCAACCCGGACCGTGAGGAGTGGGGCCGCAAGTTCGGCATGACCGACTTCCTCAATACGCGGGGCATGAGCCGGGAGGACATCGTCGCGAAGGTCGTCGAGATTACCGACGGCGGCGCGGACTATACGTTCGACGCGACCGGCAACACCGAAGTGATGCGCACCGCGCTCGAATGCTGCCACCGCGGCTGGGGCACCAGCATCATCATCGGCGTCGCGGAAGCCGGGAAGGAAATCTCCACCCGCCCGTTCCAGCTCGTCACCGGCCGCAACTGGCGCGGCACGGCGTTCGGCGGCGCCAAGGGCCGCACCGACGTTCCGAAGATCGTCGATTGGTACATGGACGGGAAGATCGCGATCGACCCGATGATCACGCACGTCCTCACGCTCGAGGAGATCAACAAGGGCTTTGACCTGATGCACGCGGGCGAGAGCATCCGGAGCGTGGTCGTCTATTGA
- a CDS encoding ABC transporter substrate-binding protein, with the protein MKRLLLAICAALALGSCSPNDGKTHIYLQRFFGECGAEYGGATDVAKAEGECGIMTALINRFNAENPDVHIDVNVIAWPGYPQLTAQIAARDPPDLVTMHSGVISDYASDGLLEPVEPFLKEAHISPSDFTDATRLAVTIDNRIYALPWDTHGGLFHINTALFAKAGLMRGGKPVLPNSAEELLKQARQFQERTGKPYLIQSNVADPAYAARNQFTYMMAEGAVLFPDAKHVRLATPIGHSVATFFKRINDERLGTQNMDTPAAIAAFINGEGGIYPTGTWMLGTFEKEATTPGRPLFNSYAVFPYPRLWGQRVEFVSGHTWIVPKRNRTQQQRTAIARFFRFMADHNYDWTRTGHLPAFKAVLDDPRFRSLPHREDISPLAQMGRPLPGYVRRQNAIEGIVGEEMAAAYTGQKPIDVALRQAENRVNTLLGELD; encoded by the coding sequence ATGAAACGACTGCTGCTGGCCATCTGCGCCGCGCTTGCGCTGGGCAGCTGCTCGCCGAACGACGGCAAGACCCACATCTACCTCCAGCGCTTCTTTGGAGAGTGCGGCGCCGAATATGGCGGCGCCACTGACGTCGCGAAGGCGGAGGGCGAGTGCGGAATCATGACCGCGCTCATCAACCGCTTCAACGCCGAGAACCCGGACGTCCATATCGACGTGAACGTCATCGCCTGGCCGGGCTATCCCCAGCTGACGGCGCAGATTGCGGCTCGCGACCCGCCGGACCTGGTGACGATGCACTCCGGAGTCATCTCCGATTACGCATCGGACGGGCTGCTCGAGCCGGTCGAACCGTTCCTTAAGGAGGCGCACATCAGTCCAAGCGACTTCACCGATGCGACGCGCCTGGCAGTCACGATCGACAACCGCATCTATGCGCTGCCGTGGGACACGCATGGCGGGCTCTTCCACATCAACACGGCCCTGTTCGCGAAGGCGGGACTGATGCGCGGCGGCAAGCCGGTGCTTCCGAATTCCGCCGAGGAATTGCTGAAGCAGGCGCGCCAGTTTCAGGAGCGCACCGGCAAGCCCTACCTCATCCAGAGTAACGTCGCCGACCCCGCCTACGCGGCGCGCAACCAGTTCACTTACATGATGGCCGAGGGCGCCGTGCTTTTCCCGGACGCGAAGCATGTCCGCCTCGCCACGCCGATCGGTCATTCGGTCGCGACCTTCTTCAAGCGCATCAACGACGAGCGGCTCGGCACGCAGAACATGGACACGCCCGCGGCGATCGCGGCGTTCATCAACGGGGAGGGGGGCATCTATCCGACGGGCACTTGGATGCTCGGCACGTTCGAGAAGGAGGCGACGACGCCCGGCCGGCCGCTCTTCAACAGCTACGCCGTCTTCCCTTATCCCCGCCTTTGGGGTCAGCGGGTGGAGTTCGTCAGCGGCCACACATGGATCGTGCCCAAGCGCAACCGGACGCAGCAGCAGCGGACGGCGATCGCGCGTTTTTTCCGCTTCATGGCCGATCACAATTACGACTGGACGCGCACCGGCCACTTGCCCGCCTTCAAGGCGGTGCTCGACGACCCCCGGTTCAGGTCCCTCCCGCACCGCGAGGACATTTCGCCGCTAGCCCAGATGGGCCGCCCGCTGCCCGGTTACGTCCGGCGGCAGAACGCGATCGAGGGGATCGTCGGCGAGGAAATGGCGGCTGCCTATACGGGACAGAAGCCGATTGACGTGGCGCTTCGCCAGGCCGAGAATCGGGTGAACACCCTGCTCGGCGAACTGGATTAA
- a CDS encoding carbohydrate ABC transporter permease — protein MAAQVDRARLTRAGYVALTIGAILMVSPLLWALLLSLKSNASLVGNSGAAFHPPYTLENYAAIFGNSSTMRWLLNSIIVSLCTTAGVLILASLAGYGFARLEFPFRRTLFVFVLVGLAIPSQAVILPQHQLFAWLHLHNSYPGLVLPGLVAPFGVFFMTTYMRAIPKELDEAAMLDGASRWKIFRSVILPLTIPAQSTLAVFTFLGSWNDYWWPLISATRSNMYTLTVGLAASQMNYAQTSGLGFLMAQAVFASVPIFIVYIVFQKQIVRAMAGAAVR, from the coding sequence GTGGCCGCGCAGGTTGATCGCGCCCGGCTGACGCGCGCGGGCTATGTTGCGCTGACCATCGGCGCGATCCTGATGGTGTCGCCCTTGCTGTGGGCGCTGCTGCTCTCGCTCAAGAGCAATGCGTCGCTCGTCGGCAACAGCGGCGCGGCCTTCCATCCGCCCTACACGCTCGAAAACTACGCCGCGATCTTCGGCAACAGCTCGACCATGCGCTGGCTGCTCAACAGCATAATCGTGTCGCTCTGCACGACGGCGGGCGTCCTGATCCTCGCAAGCCTAGCCGGGTACGGTTTCGCCCGGCTCGAATTCCCGTTCCGCCGGACCTTGTTCGTTTTCGTACTGGTCGGCCTCGCGATCCCGAGCCAGGCGGTCATCCTGCCGCAGCACCAGCTGTTCGCCTGGCTGCACCTCCACAACAGCTATCCGGGACTCGTCCTGCCCGGCCTCGTCGCGCCGTTCGGCGTGTTCTTCATGACGACCTACATGCGCGCGATTCCGAAGGAACTGGACGAGGCGGCAATGCTCGACGGAGCGTCGCGCTGGAAGATCTTCCGGTCGGTCATCCTGCCGCTGACGATCCCGGCACAGTCGACTCTCGCCGTCTTCACCTTCCTAGGGTCGTGGAACGATTATTGGTGGCCGCTGATCTCCGCGACGCGCAGCAACATGTACACTCTGACCGTCGGGCTCGCGGCGAGCCAGATGAACTATGCGCAGACGAGCGGCCTCGGGTTCCTGATGGCGCAGGCGGTATTCGCATCGGTCCCGATCTTCATCGTCTACATCGTCTTCCAGAAGCAGATCGTCCGCGCGATGGCCGGCGCGGCGGTCCGATGA
- the fghA gene encoding S-formylglutathione hydrolase — protein MSLEITSEARSHGGRQLVVKHASSATGTDMTFSIFLPPQAGNGGNLPVLWYLSGLTCTHANVTEKGEYRAACAEHGIVFVAPDTSPRGEGVPNAEDYDFGQGAGFYVDATQEPWSQHFRMWTYVTEELPALVAAEFPVDIDRQGITGHSMGGHGALTVSLRNPGRFRSTSAFAPIVAPSQVPWGHKALAGYLGPDEQAWRKHDAVALIEDGARLDELLVDIGTADPFLEKELRPELLERACDAAGIRLALNLREGYDHSYYFISTFMADHIRWHAERL, from the coding sequence GTGAGCCTCGAGATCACAAGCGAAGCCCGCTCGCACGGGGGGCGCCAACTCGTCGTCAAGCATGCGTCGTCGGCTACTGGCACCGACATGACCTTCTCGATCTTCCTCCCGCCGCAGGCGGGGAATGGGGGGAATCTGCCGGTGCTCTGGTACTTGTCCGGACTTACCTGCACCCACGCGAACGTCACGGAGAAGGGCGAGTATCGCGCCGCCTGCGCCGAGCACGGCATCGTGTTCGTCGCGCCGGACACGAGCCCGCGCGGCGAAGGTGTGCCGAATGCCGAGGACTATGACTTCGGTCAGGGTGCCGGCTTTTACGTCGACGCGACGCAGGAGCCTTGGTCGCAGCACTTCCGCATGTGGACCTATGTGACGGAGGAGCTTCCCGCGCTCGTCGCCGCCGAGTTCCCGGTGGACATAGACCGGCAGGGGATCACCGGGCATTCGATGGGCGGGCACGGTGCACTGACCGTGTCGCTGCGCAATCCCGGCCGCTTTCGCAGCACTTCGGCCTTCGCGCCGATCGTCGCTCCGAGCCAGGTGCCCTGGGGGCACAAGGCGCTCGCGGGCTACCTGGGCCCGGACGAGCAGGCATGGCGCAAGCATGATGCCGTCGCGCTGATCGAAGACGGCGCCCGGCTCGACGAATTGCTGGTCGACATCGGTACCGCCGACCCGTTCCTCGAAAAGGAGCTGCGACCGGAGCTGCTGGAGCGTGCCTGCGATGCGGCCGGCATCCGCCTCGCGCTGAACCTGCGCGAGGGATACGACCACAGCTACTACTTTATCTCGACCTTCATGGCCGACCACATCCGCTGGCACGCCGAGCGGCTTTGA
- a CDS encoding SDR family NAD(P)-dependent oxidoreductase codes for MHADHPLDGRHALITGGGTGIGAAAAELLSAAGAKISLLGRRIEPLQEVASRVAGAAIRCDVAVPESIQKAFEEARAANGPIDLLIVNAGIAESAPFHRMTRGAWDRIISVNLTGAFDTVQAGLPDLLNTEDARVVFIASVASLRGVPYAAHYAASKHGLLGLMRSMAAEYAKSKMTVNAICPGYVDTPMTDQSVARVSQITGRGEGDARSAITNMNASGRLVDPKAIANLVLTLCLPLSRDINGAAITIDGGTSA; via the coding sequence ATGCACGCTGACCATCCGCTCGACGGGCGTCATGCCCTGATCACAGGCGGCGGGACCGGGATTGGAGCTGCCGCTGCGGAGCTTCTGAGCGCCGCCGGGGCCAAGATCTCGCTGCTCGGCCGCCGGATCGAACCGCTTCAGGAGGTTGCCTCGCGCGTCGCCGGAGCGGCCATCCGTTGCGACGTTGCGGTTCCGGAGAGCATCCAAAAGGCGTTCGAGGAAGCGCGGGCGGCGAACGGGCCGATCGACCTGCTGATCGTCAATGCCGGCATAGCCGAGAGCGCGCCCTTTCATCGCATGACGCGGGGGGCCTGGGACCGGATCATCTCCGTCAATCTGACTGGCGCGTTCGACACGGTTCAGGCGGGCCTGCCCGACCTTCTCAACACGGAAGACGCGCGCGTGGTGTTCATCGCCTCGGTCGCCAGCCTTCGGGGCGTGCCCTACGCGGCACACTATGCGGCTTCGAAGCATGGCCTTCTCGGCCTGATGCGGTCGATGGCGGCGGAATATGCCAAGTCGAAGATGACGGTGAACGCCATCTGCCCCGGTTACGTCGACACGCCGATGACCGACCAGTCGGTCGCGCGAGTGTCCCAGATCACCGGCCGCGGCGAAGGCGATGCCCGATCGGCCATCACGAACATGAATGCGAGCGGGCGGCTGGTCGATCCGAAGGCCATCGCCAACTTGGTGCTGACGCTGTGCCTTCCGCTCAGCCGCGACATCAACGGCGCCGCGATCACCATCGACGGAGGCACGAGCGCGTGA
- a CDS encoding VOC family protein has product MFSHVMLGCSDRERSREFYDATLGALGFKPGADFGKSDWWGNKDASLGIGPPLNGEACSHGNGSTIGFKAESPEAVDAWHAAGVANGGAAIEDPPGIRDAGFGKMYLAYLRDPDGNKLCGFYRIPADQ; this is encoded by the coding sequence ATGTTCAGCCACGTCATGCTCGGATGCAGCGACCGCGAACGGTCGAGGGAATTCTACGACGCGACGCTCGGGGCGCTGGGCTTCAAGCCGGGCGCCGACTTCGGCAAGTCCGACTGGTGGGGTAACAAGGATGCTTCGCTCGGCATCGGGCCGCCGCTCAACGGCGAGGCCTGCAGCCACGGCAATGGCTCCACCATCGGCTTCAAGGCCGAAAGCCCGGAGGCGGTGGACGCGTGGCACGCGGCGGGCGTCGCCAACGGCGGCGCGGCGATCGAGGATCCGCCCGGCATTCGCGACGCGGGGTTCGGCAAGATGTACCTCGCCTACCTGCGCGACCCGGACGGCAACAAGCTCTGCGGCTTCTATCGGATCCCGGCCGACCAGTGA
- a CDS encoding type 1 glutamine amidotransferase, which yields MKLAILETGRPPGQLAEEFGDYPAMFDEMLGRGFEIEVFDVEAGEFPDRNAHDAVLITGSPAGVYDPHPWIEPLLEFIRSAKESRMVGICFGHQAMAQALGGRVEKSDKGWGAGLHRYDVVRQEPWMDAASSIADPASHQDQVVVQPPNTDVTVASDFTPFAGLAWTDRPAISFQFHPEFSPAFAKALIEKRYDIVPNPDAAMASLDAPNDNARVAGWIRRFLEA from the coding sequence ATGAAGCTTGCGATCCTCGAGACCGGCCGTCCGCCCGGTCAGCTTGCCGAAGAGTTCGGCGACTATCCGGCAATGTTCGACGAGATGCTTGGACGGGGATTCGAGATCGAAGTCTTCGACGTTGAGGCCGGCGAATTTCCGGACCGGAACGCTCACGATGCGGTGCTGATCACCGGGTCGCCCGCCGGCGTCTACGATCCACATCCGTGGATCGAGCCGCTGCTGGAGTTCATCCGCTCGGCCAAAGAGAGTCGGATGGTCGGCATCTGCTTCGGGCACCAGGCGATGGCGCAGGCACTCGGCGGGCGCGTCGAGAAGTCCGACAAGGGTTGGGGTGCAGGCCTGCATCGCTACGATGTGGTTCGTCAGGAACCCTGGATGGATGCCGCAAGCTCGATCGCGGACCCCGCGTCGCACCAGGACCAGGTGGTCGTCCAACCACCCAATACAGACGTGACCGTTGCGTCCGACTTCACGCCCTTCGCGGGCCTCGCCTGGACCGACCGCCCGGCTATCTCGTTCCAATTCCATCCGGAATTCTCGCCCGCCTTCGCCAAGGCGCTGATCGAGAAACGCTACGACATCGTGCCGAACCCCGATGCTGCCATGGCGTCGCTCGACGCTCCGAACGACAATGCGCGAGTTGCCGGTTGGATACGGCGCTTCTTGGAGGCATAG
- a CDS encoding carbohydrate ABC transporter permease — protein MTQSRRWEGLLFVAPFLFVYSAILIFPLLRGLWLSLFRIELFGPGHFIGFGNYERLFGDPIFQQSLINTFLVTLMIVPPLTVIALALALALNRAGRTAAFIRGIFFSSAVLSVTIVTLIWRFVLAPDAGLLGEIWKSLGWEPLPFLSDVHLVLPALAITTIWWSVGFPMLLFLAGLQQIPQDMYEAAALDRASRWTTFSRITLPSLKRTLILVVMLQTAAQLQMFGQSQLLTAGGPSGASRTAVLFLFESAFGRWELGYASAAAEVLFLIILAVTLTQYWATGQMRVGGRGRAG, from the coding sequence ATGACCCAGTCGCGGCGCTGGGAAGGCCTGCTCTTCGTTGCGCCGTTCCTGTTCGTCTACAGCGCCATCCTGATCTTCCCGCTGCTTCGCGGCCTGTGGCTGAGTCTCTTCCGCATCGAGCTGTTCGGGCCGGGGCACTTCATCGGCTTCGGCAATTACGAGCGGTTGTTCGGCGATCCGATCTTCCAGCAGTCGCTGATCAACACCTTCCTCGTCACGCTGATGATCGTTCCGCCGCTGACAGTGATCGCGCTGGCTTTGGCGCTGGCGCTGAACCGAGCGGGCCGGACGGCCGCGTTCATCCGCGGCATCTTCTTCTCGTCGGCGGTTCTGTCCGTCACCATCGTCACCCTCATCTGGCGCTTCGTCCTGGCGCCGGACGCCGGACTGCTGGGTGAAATCTGGAAGAGCCTTGGCTGGGAGCCCCTGCCCTTCCTCAGCGACGTGCACCTCGTGCTTCCGGCGCTGGCGATCACGACGATCTGGTGGTCGGTCGGCTTTCCGATGCTGCTGTTCTTGGCTGGGCTGCAGCAGATTCCGCAGGACATGTACGAGGCCGCGGCGCTCGACCGCGCGAGCCGCTGGACGACCTTCTCTCGCATTACGTTGCCGTCGCTGAAGCGCACGTTGATCCTCGTCGTCATGCTGCAGACTGCGGCCCAGCTGCAGATGTTCGGCCAGTCGCAATTGCTGACGGCCGGCGGCCCGAGCGGGGCATCGCGCACGGCCGTCCTCTTCCTCTTTGAAAGCGCCTTTGGCCGCTGGGAGCTCGGCTACGCCAGCGCCGCAGCGGAAGTGCTGTTCCTGATCATCCTCGCCGTGACGCTCACCCAATATTGGGCGACCGGCCAGATGCGGGTTGGCGGACGTGGCCGCGCAGGTTGA
- a CDS encoding cupin domain-containing protein, which produces MADKVNLAEKLASFSDHWAPRIVARYNDNEVRLVKVEGEFIWHQHEDTDELFLVIEGALDIELRDRTVHLQPGELFVVPRRTEHRPVSRSGETKLLLIDPRDMPNTGDEATATKAVEI; this is translated from the coding sequence ATGGCCGACAAGGTGAACCTCGCCGAGAAGCTGGCCAGCTTCTCCGATCATTGGGCGCCGCGGATCGTGGCGCGCTACAATGACAATGAGGTTCGCCTGGTGAAGGTCGAGGGCGAGTTCATCTGGCACCAGCACGAGGACACCGACGAGCTGTTCCTCGTGATCGAAGGCGCGCTCGACATCGAGCTTCGCGACCGCACCGTGCACCTGCAGCCCGGCGAGCTGTTCGTCGTTCCGCGGAGAACGGAGCACCGCCCGGTATCGCGCAGCGGCGAGACCAAGCTGTTGCTGATCGATCCACGGGACATGCCCAACACGGGCGATGAAGCCACCGCCACCAAGGCGGTCGAGATCTAG
- a CDS encoding M20/M25/M40 family metallo-hydrolase has protein sequence MSPRLLPAVAAAFALFATPAAAELSSAEQKMVQTVDAEQQRTVDMLATWVNQNSGSLNSPGVEAVGKMLRSELEPLGFKVDSIDMKAAGRAGHIVARHKGNGRDKRMLLIGHLDTVFEPDSPFQKWELKGDRGIGPGSGDDKGGMAVMIASLRAMKAAGTLKNADITVVLTGDEEDAGDPIEVTRAPLIEAGKWADVALDFEGLARKNEQDMGSTARRSSDSWTVTVTGNTGHSSTVMHPGYGAIYELARIIDTFRRELGEDKLTYNVGLIGGGASAELDAGRIRLNATGKSNIIAATAVARGDLRAISQDQIDRTKARMMTIVAQSLPGTKAQISFDKGGYPPMAPTEGNRAILARLNRINTDMGLPQMGELDPMDRGAGDISFVAKDVDGLVGLGPAGAGSHAPGESVDIPSISRQAKRAAILMSRLSKERR, from the coding sequence ATGAGTCCGCGTCTCCTCCCGGCGGTTGCCGCCGCCTTCGCCTTGTTCGCCACGCCCGCCGCAGCCGAGCTTTCCTCGGCCGAGCAGAAGATGGTTCAGACCGTCGATGCCGAGCAGCAGCGCACGGTCGACATGCTCGCCACCTGGGTGAACCAGAATAGCGGAAGCCTGAACTCGCCGGGCGTGGAAGCCGTCGGCAAGATGCTTCGTTCGGAGCTGGAGCCGCTCGGATTCAAGGTCGACTCGATCGACATGAAGGCCGCCGGCCGCGCCGGCCACATCGTCGCGCGCCACAAGGGCAATGGCCGCGACAAGCGCATGCTGCTGATCGGCCACCTCGACACAGTGTTCGAGCCGGACTCTCCCTTTCAGAAATGGGAGCTCAAGGGCGATCGCGGGATCGGACCGGGCTCGGGCGACGACAAGGGCGGCATGGCCGTGATGATCGCCTCGCTCCGGGCAATGAAGGCGGCCGGAACGCTCAAGAATGCGGACATCACGGTCGTCCTGACGGGCGACGAGGAAGACGCTGGCGACCCGATCGAGGTCACGCGCGCGCCGCTGATCGAGGCCGGCAAATGGGCCGACGTCGCGCTCGATTTCGAAGGGCTCGCTCGGAAGAACGAGCAGGACATGGGCTCGACCGCTCGCCGCAGCTCCGACAGCTGGACGGTGACCGTCACCGGCAATACCGGCCATTCGAGCACCGTCATGCATCCGGGCTATGGCGCGATCTATGAGCTCGCCCGGATCATCGACACGTTCCGCCGTGAACTCGGCGAGGACAAGCTGACCTATAACGTCGGCCTGATTGGTGGTGGGGCATCGGCTGAACTGGACGCCGGCCGCATCCGTCTCAACGCAACCGGCAAGTCCAACATCATTGCCGCGACCGCCGTCGCGCGCGGCGATCTCCGCGCCATCTCGCAGGACCAGATCGATCGCACGAAAGCGCGGATGATGACGATCGTGGCCCAGTCGCTGCCCGGCACGAAAGCGCAGATCAGCTTCGACAAGGGCGGCTATCCGCCGATGGCGCCGACCGAAGGCAATCGGGCCATTCTTGCGCGCCTCAACCGTATCAACACGGACATGGGCCTGCCGCAAATGGGTGAGCTCGATCCAATGGATCGCGGCGCGGGCGACATCAGCTTCGTCGCCAAGGACGTGGATGGCCTGGTCGGGCTCGGGCCGGCTGGCGCAGGCAGCCATGCGCCGGGCGAGTCCGTCGACATCCCGTCGATCTCCCGCCAGGCGAAGCGGGCGGCCATTCTGATGAGCCGGCTTTCGAAGGAGCGGCGGTGA
- a CDS encoding ABC transporter ATP-binding protein yields the protein MSLELKNIRKAFGATPVLDEVSLTLQSREFIAFLGPSGSGKSTLLRIIAGLETADAGEVWLEGRRIDTLPPGERGVAMVFQQYALYPHMSVRENMAFGLRNARVPRAEIDTLVDDAARVLEIEQLLERKPDQLSGGQRQRVAIGRAIVKRPKLFLLDEPLSNLDAALRLRTRVELAQLRQRVEAAMIMVTHDQAEAMTLADRIVVFNDRRIQQVATPVEIYSRPANTFVARFVGSPAMSLAPAIILDDGPVAKVKLGDGTVVQTAVPRDGLPADDVEIGLRPEHVRVAKSESATTAEVLLVERLGERSIIYGKLKDGRSITAEDSGMTGVRVGELVPLTIDGERAHLFGPDGTGYHRRAE from the coding sequence TTGAGCCTCGAGCTGAAGAACATCCGCAAGGCGTTCGGCGCGACCCCAGTCCTCGACGAAGTTTCCCTGACCCTTCAGTCGCGCGAGTTCATCGCCTTCCTCGGCCCCTCGGGTTCGGGCAAGTCGACGCTCCTTCGTATCATCGCCGGGCTGGAGACCGCGGATGCGGGCGAAGTCTGGCTGGAAGGGCGACGCATCGACACGCTCCCGCCCGGTGAGCGCGGCGTGGCGATGGTGTTCCAGCAATACGCGCTCTACCCTCACATGTCGGTGCGGGAGAACATGGCGTTTGGCCTCCGGAACGCCCGCGTTCCACGCGCCGAGATCGACACGCTGGTCGACGACGCGGCGCGAGTCCTCGAGATCGAACAACTGCTCGAGCGCAAGCCCGACCAGCTTTCGGGCGGGCAGCGCCAGCGCGTCGCGATCGGCCGCGCGATCGTCAAGCGCCCGAAGCTGTTCCTGCTCGACGAGCCTCTATCGAACCTCGACGCAGCCTTGCGGCTGCGCACCCGGGTCGAGCTCGCCCAGCTTCGCCAGCGCGTAGAGGCAGCAATGATCATGGTCACCCACGACCAGGCCGAAGCGATGACGCTCGCGGACCGCATCGTCGTGTTCAACGACCGCCGCATCCAGCAGGTCGCCACGCCTGTCGAGATCTACAGCCGGCCGGCGAACACGTTCGTGGCGCGCTTCGTCGGCTCTCCCGCCATGTCGCTGGCACCGGCGATCATCCTGGACGATGGCCCGGTGGCGAAGGTTAAGCTCGGTGACGGCACCGTCGTTCAGACCGCGGTCCCGCGCGACGGTTTGCCTGCAGACGACGTCGAGATCGGCCTGCGACCCGAGCACGTCCGCGTCGCCAAGAGCGAGAGCGCGACGACCGCCGAAGTCCTGCTGGTCGAACGCCTTGGGGAGCGGTCGATCATCTACGGCAAGCTGAAGGACGGACGTTCGATCACGGCCGAGGATTCCGGAATGACCGGCGTTCGCGTCGGCGAGCTTGTGCCGCTGACCATCGACGGCGAGCGTGCCCACCTCTTCGGGCCTGACGGCACAGGCTATCATCGGCGGGCGGAATGA